The genome window TAATAAATGAACCCCATACTACAGCAACAACCGTACCTCCTATAGAAACAGTCGTCGCTAATTGCTCCGACTGTTTTGCTTTTTTTGTTCTTTGAAGCAGTAGATTATCTTCTACCTTAAGCATTTCTGCCAGCTTATCCCTGATTTCATCCATAAATATCTTGCCTTTACCTGAAATCACCAATGCTCTTAGTTCTGGTTCTTTCCCAGCCCTTTTCAGGGATATAGTTTCCGCTAATTCATCTAGTTTTTGCTGACCAACTTTTTCAACTTCCTCTAATCTTTTAACTTGTTCAGGGTTATCTTTTATTAACTCTTTTGTCTCGTTGACTGTTTGATTAAAGGCGACTGTCCCCTTTTTGTAAGGATCTAAAAATTCCTCCTTACCAGTGAATATAAACCCGCGCTGTCCTGTTTCAGCATCCACTAAATTTTTTTCTATGGCTTGCAAATTGGTCTTGACTACATAAGTGTGGGTTTGCAACTCAATAGATTCGGCTAAATTATCCATACTCAATTTAGTTATAAATCCCATACCAATCATTAACACAAAAATGGAGCAGAAGCCCAACGGAACTACTTTACTAAGCCGAATAATATTTGGCGACATTTAACTGTTTACTCCTTGATGAGTTGTTGACTTTTGCGCGGGAAGTTGCAGCCTCAATAATTTCGGGATCTTTTTCACCAAAGTAGTTATTTAATTCCTAATACTCATTCACAATTAATGCCCCTTTTTTGGTGGAAAAAACTTCCAGCGCTTCTTTTTGCTTTCCTTGCTTTACTAACTCAACAATTGACTCAGACCGCTCGATAAAAATCTGGCAAAACTTAATATCGAGGAAGCTATGCAGGTCAGGTCACAGCCTTTAGGATTAAGGGTTATTTTACCTGCTGCGATTTTGGATAAATCCTGTTTATTCGATTGTAGCGATAAATTGAGGAACGAAACCCAAACATCGTCAAATTCTCTCCCCCACTCTTCCTCTCTCCCACTCTTGATTTGCCTCCAAGTCGATCGCATAAATGTTACAACCTAGTTAAGCGATCAAATTCTGAACTTATGGAAATAGTAGTGACGCTGGTGCTGGGTTCGGTGCTTTTTCTCTGGGGAATGCGGTTCGGGCGGGTGTTAGTTCGATCGGGAGTGACGGCTAATGATTTGTTTAAGGGGAGAAATTCGATCGCCCTGCTGTTTTTGGGTTTTTATATTGCCTTGCTGCTACTGGCTCTAAATCTGCCTCAAATGCCTGCTTTGCCGATCGAGTGGCGCTTTCACGGGATGCGAGTTACTTGGACTTTGCTCAGGGTGATGCTGATGGGAGTCTGCGGTATTGGCTTTAGTATAAGTTGGTTGACAGCGCGATCGCAAGTAATCGCAGTCATCTTAATTGGTTGCTTGGGATTGGCAGGATTTACAGGCGCTGAAAACTATTTTATGGCGCCAATTTATGCTGATTTAATAGATAATTTGCAGCCAAACGGTGTGTTTCGGCAAACATCTAACAGCAGTTGCGCCCCCGCCGCCCTAGCAACAGTGTTAAGGCGTTGGGGAATCGATGCGAGGGAATCGAGTGTAGCGCGTTTTGCCGGGACGAGTCGCTTGGGAACTTCGATGCCGCAGTTAATTATAGCAGCAAGAGCTTTGGGCGTAAATGCGATCGAACTAACGCCAACTTGGGAGCAAATTCAGCAAATTAATCGCCCCGGAGTGCTAGCAGTTTGGCTGTTTGACGGCCCTCGGAAGCTACCCCACGCGGTCGCTTTGCTGGGAATGAATGACAGTGTAGCTGCCATTGGAGACCCGGCACGAGGTCGGATTTTCTATTTAGATAGGGCAACTTTTGCCTACATTTGGCGCGAGCAATACGTGCCGATTTTCCGGTCTGCGGATATCTTGTTAAGCAACCAGCAAGCTATTGACTATTTGAGTAAATTAGGATATAATTCTGGTAATTTGCAAGCAGATATTGAGCGCTTTCAAAAAGACAAAAAATTAAAAATCAGCGGCAACTTAGACCGGATGACTGAGTTAATGTTGAGCGGCAGTTTTTTGGAAGGAACCCCTCGATTGGATGGGAAATAGTTATTAAAAATAATCAAGCGCCGACGCACTATTGACGACAGAAAATAGGAATCATGCGGTTTTTTTTCAAACAATCTTTGAGTCATATTATGTCCGGTCTATTACCCCTAATACCGTAGGGGCTCCCCTCACGAAAAATATCTGCCAACAATCTCCAATCTCCAAAACCCGCCCTTTTTATCGCTCGATCGCACATGATATCATTCGTTCATAGCGATCGCAAAGATTCGATCGCCCCAGCAGACGATCGGCGATCGCACCTTGGTAGTGTGGCTGCATGAAATTACCGCAAGCGCAGGCAGTTGCATCTAATTCCTCCTCTATTCTTACGGTCGATCGCACCTTTGCTGCGCCTCACCGTTTTTGACAGTTGGGAACAGTTGAATCGGTCATTTGAGGCTCAGAAAGTTTGACTTCCCATCCATTTGAATTCCACCAACTAACTCGCTGATTCGGCTGAACCCAAAAGTTTAGTTGCGCGATTTTGCCATCCTCAAATCTGAGTGTAGGAAAGTTAGGGTAACTGGTATCATCGGTTTCGCGATAAGTGCGTCCCAGGTAATTAATGCAGGTTGTTAATCCCTCAGCAATTCCCAATTCTTCCACTCCAGTTCCCTTCAATTTTGCATCATCGTAGGTGAAAGAACCGTTGAAGGAATTGCCGGCTAACCCGCCTTTGGTAACAGTGACGATGAAATCGTAGGTGACGGGAACTGCGCCGGCTTGGGTTGCAGTTACAACTGTGCTCAGAAGAGTCGTGGCGATGGCCACCGAGAGTTTTGAAATTGCTCGCACACTCGCATCCCGAAACAGAACAACACTATAAATTTCGCTTTCAGTCATCGGGAAACTCCTTGATTAAACTTCTCTAGTCAGTGTGCGTTTCGGATATGATATCATAAGCTATCAGTTAAATGCGATCGCAGCAGAGTGCCAAGCTAACAAAAATTACCGCCTCTGGTTAATCATGTATACTTTTTTTGCACTCAAAACCCCAACAGAAAACCCTCGTCTTTAATCGCCCAGAATTAACTGAGTAGATTTAACCACATTCATTCCCGCCGCCGCAAATCTTTGAAAAGCTGCATCTGCTTGTTCCGTAAAATCAACAACACCCGGAACAACCACAGGCGAAGTGCAATCTTCCAGCAAATAAACCTTTTTTGCCAAATTCGGGTCTCGCGCCAAAATTTCCGTTAACAAATCATCAATTGTCCAAGCAACGCAGTGACTTTTGGCTTGTCCGGCAATAATTACTGCATCAAAATCGAGCAATTTATCGATCAACTTAGCATTCTTTTCCGCAA of Oscillatoria nigro-viridis PCC 7112 contains these proteins:
- a CDS encoding cysteine peptidase family C39 domain-containing protein, whose translation is MEIVVTLVLGSVLFLWGMRFGRVLVRSGVTANDLFKGRNSIALLFLGFYIALLLLALNLPQMPALPIEWRFHGMRVTWTLLRVMLMGVCGIGFSISWLTARSQVIAVILIGCLGLAGFTGAENYFMAPIYADLIDNLQPNGVFRQTSNSSCAPAALATVLRRWGIDARESSVARFAGTSRLGTSMPQLIIAARALGVNAIELTPTWEQIQQINRPGVLAVWLFDGPRKLPHAVALLGMNDSVAAIGDPARGRIFYLDRATFAYIWREQYVPIFRSADILLSNQQAIDYLSKLGYNSGNLQADIERFQKDKKLKISGNLDRMTELMLSGSFLEGTPRLDGK